One Eubalaena glacialis isolate mEubGla1 chromosome 11, mEubGla1.1.hap2.+ XY, whole genome shotgun sequence DNA segment encodes these proteins:
- the LOC133101730 gene encoding glutamyl-tRNA(Gln) amidotransferase subunit C, mitochondrial-like: MAATGEGDVELVWLGLWASAGGRRGFTSKAGPRVEAGASRRVLKGVGQILEPLALADFGSGEAVARPEKAIAFAYRLCAVATDRVEPAQSVLEDGCLCLRSDNVVEGNCAEELLQNSRRDVEEYFVAPLGSISWPKLDEKEPLSHC; this comes from the exons GTGTGGCTGGGCCTTTGGGCCTCGGCGGGAGGGCGCCGGGGCTTCACCTCCAAGGCGGGTCCCCGGGTAGAGGCCGGAGCATCTAGGCGGGTGCTGAAGGGCG TGGGCCAGATCCTGGAGCCGCTAGCGCTTGCGGACTTCGGCAGCGGAGAGGCCGTGGCACGGCCGGAGAAAGCCATCGCGTTCGCCTACAGGCTCTGCGCCGTGGCCACGGACCGGGTGGAGCCCGCGCAGTCAGTCCTGGAGGATGGATGTCTGTGCTTAAGATCAGACAATGTGGTAGAAGGCAACTGTGCCGAAGAACTGCTACAAAACTCCCGTCGAGATGTGGAGGAGTATTTTGTGGCCCCCCTAGGTAGTATCTCTTGGCCAAAGCTAGATGAAAAAGAGCCCCTCTCACACTGCTGA